The uncultured Methanobrevibacter sp. genome includes a window with the following:
- the thiI gene encoding tRNA uracil 4-sulfurtransferase ThiI, translating into MNYDLIIARYGEIGLKSPKIRSRFERKLVKNIKATFDCDVDRNQGRIYIHPKDFEDGVEKLNRVFGVVSYSPATSTHTSYEDIDKTLTEYVEELIRENLIDENTKFAIKCRRVGKHDFTSQEMAAHCGGVVRNVVLAPVDLTNPDLTIFVEVREDDTYIFHEKIKGPGGLPLGTQGKVVVLLSSGIDSPVAAYLMMKRGCEVVALHCNNDPFSGPKVTENFNLLVDQLNIYAKGTPIKRRVIDYGEYLTVAKEKAPEKMTCVLCKSGMYRIAEKLALKLGADAIVDGSSVGQVASQTLSNILATRYGVDMPILSPLIGLDKEEITEIAKKIGTFEISKIDDGGCSAVPRYPETRADLERVKKACEDMNQNVEIEKAFDNIRRLD; encoded by the coding sequence ATGAATTATGATTTGATTATTGCCAGATATGGTGAAATAGGGCTTAAAAGTCCTAAAATAAGGTCACGTTTTGAAAGAAAGCTAGTTAAAAATATTAAGGCTACTTTTGATTGTGATGTGGATAGAAATCAGGGAAGAATATATATTCATCCTAAGGATTTTGAAGATGGTGTGGAAAAGTTAAACAGGGTATTTGGTGTTGTATCCTATTCTCCTGCAACTTCAACACATACAAGTTATGAAGACATTGACAAGACATTAACGGAATATGTTGAAGAATTAATCCGGGAAAATTTGATTGATGAAAACACTAAATTTGCAATTAAATGCCGTCGTGTGGGAAAGCATGACTTTACTTCACAGGAAATGGCAGCTCACTGTGGAGGTGTTGTAAGAAATGTTGTTTTGGCTCCCGTTGACTTGACAAATCCTGATTTGACAATCTTTGTTGAAGTAAGGGAAGATGACACTTACATTTTTCATGAAAAAATAAAAGGTCCTGGAGGATTGCCGTTAGGAACCCAGGGAAAAGTTGTCGTGCTGCTTTCAAGCGGTATAGACTCTCCGGTTGCAGCATATCTGATGATGAAAAGGGGTTGTGAAGTTGTAGCTTTACACTGTAACAATGACCCATTTTCAGGTCCAAAAGTTACTGAAAACTTTAATCTATTGGTGGATCAGCTTAATATTTATGCCAAAGGCACTCCTATTAAAAGGAGAGTTATCGATTATGGGGAGTATTTGACTGTTGCTAAAGAGAAGGCTCCTGAGAAAATGACCTGTGTTTTATGCAAATCCGGAATGTATAGGATAGCCGAAAAATTGGCTTTAAAATTGGGTGCCGATGCGATTGTTGACGGAAGCAGTGTCGGCCAGGTCGCTTCACAGACTTTATCAAACATATTGGCGACCAGATATGGTGTGGATATGCCTATTTTATCTCCATTAATTGGTTTGGATAAGGAAGAAATTACAGAAATTGCTAAAAAGATTGGAACATTTGAAATTTCCAAAATAGATGATGGCGGATGCAGTGCTGTTCCAAGATATCCTGAAACCCGTGCTGATTTAGAGCGTGTTAAAAAAGCATGTGAAGATATGAATCAGAATGTTGAAATCGAAAAGGCTTTTGATAATATTAGAAGACTCGATTGA
- the fbp gene encoding fructose-1,6-bisphosphate aldolase/phosphatase: MKTTVSVIKADIGSVSGHCVAHPELMDICDEVLNEALEAGILKDYYISRCGDDIDLIMTHDKGVENEEVHKTAYDAFMKATERARELKLYGAGQDLLSDTFSGNIKGMGPGVAEMEFEERPSDPVLIFCCDKTEPGAFNLPVFRIFADPFNTAGLVIDPSLHDGFKFEVFDVIEHRKVILNCPEEMYDLLALIGSTGRYVIKRVWKKNGEIAAAISTERLNLMAGEYVGKDDPVCMVRAQSGFPANGECVDPFAFPHMVSGWMRGSHNGPMMPVSEAEANPIRFDGPPRVVGLGFQVANGELIGPVDLFDDPAFDPTREQAAKIATYIRRHGPFEPHRLPAEEMEYTSLPGVMEKLESRFEDMDE; this comes from the coding sequence ATGAAAACTACTGTTAGTGTAATTAAAGCTGATATTGGAAGTGTGTCCGGACACTGTGTCGCACACCCTGAATTAATGGATATTTGTGATGAAGTTTTAAACGAAGCTTTAGAAGCAGGTATCTTAAAAGATTACTATATATCCCGTTGTGGTGACGACATCGACTTGATAATGACCCACGACAAAGGTGTAGAAAACGAAGAAGTACACAAAACTGCATACGATGCATTCATGAAAGCTACTGAAAGAGCACGTGAATTAAAATTATACGGTGCAGGTCAAGACTTATTATCTGATACATTCTCTGGAAACATCAAAGGTATGGGTCCTGGTGTAGCAGAAATGGAATTCGAAGAAAGACCATCCGACCCTGTGTTAATATTCTGCTGTGACAAAACCGAACCTGGTGCATTCAACTTGCCAGTATTCAGAATCTTCGCAGACCCATTCAACACTGCAGGTCTTGTAATCGACCCATCATTACACGATGGATTCAAATTTGAAGTATTCGATGTAATCGAACACAGAAAAGTTATCTTAAACTGTCCTGAAGAAATGTACGACCTTCTTGCATTAATCGGTTCCACCGGAAGATACGTAATCAAAAGAGTATGGAAGAAAAACGGTGAAATCGCAGCTGCAATAAGTACTGAAAGATTAAACTTAATGGCTGGAGAATACGTCGGTAAAGACGACCCAGTATGTATGGTTAGAGCACAATCTGGTTTCCCTGCAAACGGTGAATGTGTAGATCCATTTGCATTCCCACACATGGTAAGCGGATGGATGAGGGGATCTCACAACGGTCCTATGATGCCTGTTTCAGAAGCAGAAGCAAACCCAATCAGATTCGACGGACCACCTAGAGTAGTAGGATTAGGTTTCCAAGTAGCTAACGGTGAATTAATCGGACCAGTCGACTTATTCGATGATCCTGCATTTGACCCTACTCGTGAACAAGCTGCTAAAATCGCAACTTACATCAGAAGACACGGTCCATTCGAACCTCACAGATTACCTGCTGAAGAAATGGAATACACTTCACTTCCTGGTGTAATGGAAAAATTAGAATCCAGATTTGAAGATATGGATGAATAA
- a CDS encoding DUF3781 domain-containing protein, whose amino-acid sequence MHKKTLLENIEKIHTTEMGIGRIQKNLKINEEPVGYCISKLKQDTSTVRKEGKNYYVDADDCTITINSSSFTIITAHKT is encoded by the coding sequence ATGCACAAGAAAACACTTCTGGAAAATATTGAAAAGATCCATACGACTGAAATGGGAATTGGCAGAATACAGAAAAATTTGAAAATCAATGAGGAACCGGTCGGATATTGCATCTCCAAACTTAAACAGGACACTTCCACTGTTAGAAAAGAAGGCAAAAACTATTATGTCGATGCGGATGACTGCACAATCACCATTAATTCAAGCAGCTTTACAATAATTACCGCTCACAAAACATGA
- a CDS encoding ABC transporter permease produces the protein MSFLKFILKNPFRRKNSAILAIVGIAIGIIVIVALGGITEGLVNTFEDTIHAGGADFTVSGKETGDSAYGTNTISSNWTEKIANVSGVDEAFPIYVVLTSVGDDYMNTLIGIDPNGTTLADISMKEGRIFEDNSSEAILGEIYAEDNNYSVGDTIDIDREEFKIVGIYETGDQNMAGGVFTSISKVGDLMDDEDSISNIYVKVDKGEDPQAVADRIDSQYGDNITTVTSVMEMTQMADMLNMLQASTWAISLLAIVVGGLGIINTMLMSVFERTREIGVLKAVGWSNGKILTMIVGESLVITIVSAIIGSLIGFAACTILGPQMGIEPLFTPKIFIQAFAIAIVVGIIGGIYPALKAVRLPPTEALRYE, from the coding sequence ATGTCATTTTTAAAATTCATTCTTAAAAATCCATTCAGGAGAAAAAATAGTGCAATACTGGCCATTGTGGGAATTGCAATAGGCATTATTGTCATTGTTGCTCTTGGTGGAATCACAGAAGGTTTGGTAAATACCTTTGAAGATACAATTCATGCGGGAGGTGCTGATTTCACTGTTTCAGGTAAGGAAACTGGGGATTCGGCTTATGGAACAAATACTATCAGTTCCAATTGGACGGAAAAAATAGCCAATGTCAGCGGTGTTGATGAAGCATTTCCAATCTATGTTGTACTGACGTCTGTTGGAGATGACTATATGAATACATTGATTGGTATTGATCCGAACGGTACGACTCTTGCAGATATTTCAATGAAAGAGGGCAGGATTTTTGAAGATAATTCATCTGAAGCCATTTTGGGTGAAATCTATGCTGAGGACAACAACTATTCTGTAGGTGACACAATCGATATTGACAGGGAAGAATTTAAAATAGTTGGAATTTACGAAACCGGTGACCAGAATATGGCTGGTGGTGTGTTTACCTCAATTTCCAAGGTCGGAGATCTGATGGATGATGAGGATTCAATTTCAAACATTTACGTCAAGGTAGATAAGGGGGAAGACCCTCAGGCTGTAGCTGATAGAATCGATTCGCAATATGGCGATAATATTACAACCGTCACATCAGTAATGGAAATGACTCAGATGGCGGACATGCTCAACATGCTTCAGGCATCAACATGGGCAATTTCACTTCTTGCAATTGTTGTCGGTGGATTGGGAATCATCAATACAATGTTGATGTCAGTATTTGAGAGAACACGTGAAATTGGTGTTTTAAAAGCTGTTGGATGGTCCAATGGAAAGATTTTGACCATGATTGTAGGCGAGTCATTAGTAATCACTATTGTCTCAGCCATTATAGGTTCTTTGATTGGTTTTGCAGCATGCACTATTTTGGGTCCTCAAATGGGTATTGAACCGTTATTCACTCCTAAGATATTCATCCAGGCATTTGCAATAGCTATTGTTGTTGGTATAATTGGTGGAATTTATCCTGCCCTAAAAGCGGTCAGGCTTCCTCCAACAGAGGCATTGAGGTATGAGTGA
- a CDS encoding ABC transporter ATP-binding protein produces the protein MNVVDMKKVYKSYEDGKIKALNGIDLTITEGEFVSIIGPSGSGKSTLLNMLGALDIPDSGSINVAGRDLSSNKKLNEFRAREIGFIFQLHNLIPNISVAENIEIPMYTQKMSSNEMRSRALKLLDDVGLKDKADIKPNKLSGGERQRVAIARALANDPSIILADEPTGSLDSKTSTKILKQLIDLHDTKNVTLIIVTHDMDVAKLADRVIEVLDGEIISAGDDSLINSKIDV, from the coding sequence ATGAATGTTGTTGATATGAAAAAAGTATATAAAAGCTATGAAGACGGAAAAATCAAGGCATTAAACGGTATTGATCTCACGATAACTGAAGGGGAATTTGTTTCAATCATAGGTCCGTCAGGTTCGGGAAAGTCAACCTTGCTCAACATGCTTGGGGCATTGGATATTCCGGATTCCGGCAGCATCAATGTTGCGGGCAGGGATTTGTCCTCCAATAAAAAGTTAAATGAATTCAGGGCAAGGGAGATTGGATTCATTTTCCAGCTTCATAATTTGATTCCGAATATTTCCGTTGCGGAAAATATTGAAATTCCGATGTATACTCAAAAGATGTCTTCCAATGAAATGAGAAGCAGGGCATTGAAACTTTTGGATGATGTTGGTCTTAAGGACAAGGCGGACATCAAACCTAACAAGTTGTCTGGTGGTGAACGTCAAAGGGTGGCAATCGCCCGAGCACTTGCAAATGACCCATCAATAATATTGGCAGATGAACCAACAGGATCACTAGATTCAAAGACAAGTACTAAAATCCTTAAGCAATTAATTGATTTGCACGATACTAAGAATGTAACATTGATAATTGTAACTCATGATATGGATGTCGCTAAACTTGCAGACAGAGTTATCGAAGTTTTGGATGGTGAAATAATATCTGCCGGCGATGACTCATTAATTAATAGTAAAATTGATGTTTAG
- a CDS encoding virulence RhuM family protein, protein MQEEYKFQKTLLYVSDEGEVSLDVIVDQEGETFWATQKTMAEVFGVKKNTINYHLKNIFADGELNQNSVVRKIRTTASDGKSYNNNFYNLDVIISVGYRVNSKNATRFRIWATQQLKELIIKGFVLDDELLKNGSRFGIDYFNQLLERVRDIRSSERRFNQKITDIYATSFDYKKDAQVTRDFFATVQNKLIYAVSGHTAAEIIADRSDCEKINMGLTNWSNPNGKIILSDVVISKNYLNERELKRLNSLVDGFLTLAESRALNEIPMAMKDWKKVLDDYIDLNLLPILEGKGKISSTDAQKIAKEEYEKFKVIQDRNYQSDFDKLIIDIKRIEGFDV, encoded by the coding sequence ATGCAAGAAGAATATAAATTTCAGAAAACTTTGTTGTATGTTTCTGATGAAGGAGAAGTTTCATTGGATGTGATTGTTGACCAAGAAGGAGAAACATTTTGGGCAACTCAAAAAACAATGGCTGAAGTGTTTGGTGTAAAAAAGAATACGATAAATTATCATCTTAAAAATATTTTTGCTGATGGTGAGTTAAACCAAAATTCAGTTGTTCGAAAAATTCGAACAACTGCTTCCGATGGAAAATCTTATAATAATAACTTCTATAATCTTGATGTGATTATTTCTGTAGGGTATAGGGTAAACTCTAAAAACGCAACAAGATTCAGAATATGGGCTACTCAGCAATTGAAAGAACTGATTATTAAAGGATTTGTTTTAGATGATGAACTGTTGAAAAACGGTTCAAGATTTGGCATTGACTATTTCAACCAGCTGCTTGAAAGGGTAAGAGATATCAGATCATCTGAAAGAAGATTCAATCAAAAAATCACAGACATCTATGCTACAAGCTTTGATTACAAAAAAGATGCTCAAGTAACTCGTGACTTCTTTGCAACTGTTCAAAACAAATTGATATATGCAGTTAGCGGTCACACTGCAGCTGAAATAATTGCAGATAGAAGTGATTGCGAAAAAATCAACATGGGATTGACAAATTGGAGCAATCCAAATGGCAAAATCATTTTGAGTGATGTTGTTATATCTAAAAATTATCTGAACGAAAGAGAATTAAAACGCTTGAATTCTTTGGTTGACGGATTTTTAACTCTTGCAGAATCAAGAGCATTAAATGAGATTCCAATGGCTATGAAAGATTGGAAAAAAGTATTGGATGACTATATTGATTTAAATCTTTTGCCTATTTTGGAAGGTAAAGGTAAAATTTCATCAACTGATGCTCAAAAAATTGCAAAGGAAGAATACGAAAAATTCAAAGTGATTCAGGATAGAAATTATCAATCAGATTTTGATAAGTTAATAATAGATATAAAAAGAATAGAAGGTTTTGACGTTTAG
- a CDS encoding DUF357 domain-containing protein, which produces MTELESPEKIAKDIAKLERNLNQVADITFEGKEKEVYDRAIDYWNDSKYYLEKEDMRTAFGCIEYSHGLLDALRMIHGII; this is translated from the coding sequence ATGACTGAGTTGGAAAGTCCCGAAAAGATAGCAAAGGATATTGCAAAATTAGAGAGAAACTTGAATCAGGTAGCAGACATTACCTTTGAAGGAAAGGAAAAAGAGGTCTATGACAGAGCCATTGACTACTGGAACGATTCAAAATATTATCTTGAAAAAGAAGACATGAGGACTGCATTCGGTTGCATTGAATACAGCCACGGCCTTTTGGATGCTTTAAGGATGATTCATGGAATCATCTAA
- the pgsA gene encoding archaetidylinositol phosphate synthase — protein MLQSLRPFLTKILNPIARNLNINPNIVTVISPFVAVVAAYGYAHHLLILGTIAILFSGLLDVIDGAVARYHNRSSKFGAFLDSTMDRFADAIIYIGIIFGGYCDWFVGVLAIHSAICVSYVRARAESQGVECNIGIAERAVRMIILMVGSLIGFFAGDIYFTYTIYILVILSYFTVGQRIVHVWRQLND, from the coding sequence ATGCTTCAAAGTCTAAGACCCTTTTTAACAAAAATATTGAACCCAATTGCTAGAAACTTAAACATTAATCCGAATATTGTAACAGTAATATCTCCATTTGTTGCAGTTGTTGCAGCTTATGGATATGCACATCATCTACTAATCCTAGGAACAATAGCCATCTTATTTTCAGGGCTTTTGGATGTTATTGACGGAGCTGTTGCAAGGTACCATAACAGGTCATCCAAATTTGGTGCATTTCTGGACTCTACAATGGACAGATTCGCAGATGCAATCATATACATTGGAATAATATTTGGGGGATACTGTGACTGGTTTGTTGGCGTTTTGGCAATCCATTCAGCGATTTGTGTAAGCTATGTTAGGGCAAGAGCAGAATCACAGGGAGTGGAATGCAATATTGGAATTGCAGAAAGGGCAGTTCGTATGATCATTTTAATGGTTGGGTCATTAATCGGATTTTTTGCAGGAGACATTTACTTTACATATACCATTTACATACTGGTAATATTATCTTACTTTACTGTCGGACAAAGAATAGTGCATGTTTGGAGGCAATTGAATGACTGA
- a CDS encoding L-threonylcarbamoyladenylate synthase translates to MKILKTSIDELDENIIDEAIQVLSDGGIVLYPTDTVYGLGANIFNNDAVRRVFEIKKRSFLKPLSILVSDVEAIDIVARVTVREKEIINEYLPGPYTFILTKEKIVPRVITSGSTHVGVRVPNNDISRRLASLFPITTTSANLSDEEVLSNPDDILEQLDCEVDLVIDVGDLKSDHASMIVDLSKTTPKIIRR, encoded by the coding sequence ATGAAGATATTAAAAACCAGTATTGACGAATTGGATGAAAACATTATTGATGAGGCTATTCAGGTTTTATCTGATGGTGGTATTGTTTTATATCCAACCGATACTGTTTATGGATTGGGAGCTAATATTTTTAATAATGATGCGGTTAGAAGAGTGTTTGAAATTAAAAAAAGAAGTTTCCTAAAGCCACTTTCAATACTTGTCAGTGATGTTGAAGCCATCGACATAGTTGCAAGGGTTACAGTTAGGGAAAAGGAAATCATAAATGAGTATCTTCCGGGTCCTTATACATTCATTTTAACTAAGGAAAAAATTGTTCCTCGTGTCATTACAAGTGGATCTACACATGTGGGTGTAAGAGTTCCGAATAATGACATTTCGCGTAGGTTGGCGAGTTTGTTCCCAATAACAACAACCAGTGCAAATCTTTCAGACGAAGAAGTTCTGTCAAATCCTGATGATATCTTGGAACAGCTTGACTGTGAAGTTGATTTGGTAATTGATGTGGGAGATTTAAAATCAGATCATGCTTCAATGATTGTAGATTTGTCAAAAACAACTCCAAAAATAATAAGAAGGTAA
- the radB gene encoding DNA repair and recombination protein RadB, whose product MKVLANFEDNHKIQSNSALDVLLGGGFEKGTITQIFGPPSSGKSNIALTLAVNVAKNNRKVIYIDTEGGISIDRIKQISGSDFSKVANNIIVFEPTSFIEQNENLRSIDVWLRKNHDEVDLLVLDSAVALYRVDDMKSAKLNKELGKQMGVLSKIARQYDIAVILTNQIYNAFDDEGNNDVKAVGGTILQYWSKVILQLERGEEINQRIATLIRHRSIPEGKKATFSITSQGII is encoded by the coding sequence ATGAAAGTGTTGGCTAATTTTGAAGATAATCATAAAATCCAATCCAATTCCGCATTGGATGTTTTGTTGGGTGGAGGTTTTGAAAAAGGTACAATCACCCAAATATTCGGACCTCCCAGTTCAGGTAAAAGCAATATTGCATTAACATTGGCAGTCAATGTTGCAAAAAATAATAGAAAAGTGATTTATATAGATACTGAAGGCGGAATTTCAATTGACAGGATTAAACAGATTTCAGGATCTGATTTTTCAAAAGTAGCTAACAACATAATTGTTTTTGAACCGACTAGTTTTATAGAACAAAATGAAAACTTGCGGTCAATTGATGTTTGGCTTAGAAAAAATCATGATGAAGTTGATTTGCTGGTTTTGGACTCTGCAGTTGCTCTCTACAGGGTTGATGACATGAAATCCGCTAAATTAAATAAGGAATTGGGTAAACAGATGGGAGTGTTGTCCAAGATTGCAAGACAATACGATATCGCAGTAATATTGACAAATCAGATATATAATGCATTTGACGATGAAGGAAATAATGATGTCAAGGCAGTTGGCGGAACTATTTTGCAGTACTGGAGCAAAGTAATACTTCAATTGGAGCGCGGTGAAGAAATCAACCAAAGAATCGCCACTTTGATTCGCCACAGAAGTATTCCTGAAGGCAAAAAGGCCACTTTTTCAATAACTTCTCAGGGCATTATTTAG